The Canis lupus familiaris isolate Mischka breed German Shepherd chromosome 5, alternate assembly UU_Cfam_GSD_1.0, whole genome shotgun sequence region TATTCCTCTTGTAAACGAAGGAATAAACCTACTTAAATCGCGGAGTGCTGCCTCCCGGGACAGAgcagcccaggggtgggggacaTGGGCCCTTGCCccttcctggagtcctgggggcAAGTGGATGGCGGGTGCACTCGCTCCAGGGCTGGGCGCTGCTACCCTGCAGGGGGCCTGTGCAGGATGCGTGCTGCACACGGGGGTCTCTGGGCCAGGGGCCGCCTAGGTTCAGGGCTTCCTGGCCTTCCTGAGAGCCTTCTTTCTCTTGGCCGTGccctggaggaggctggggctcctgCTGGCCAGAGACAGCCTGGCCTTCTTCCGTGGCAGGGCAGATTGCGGTGACTTGCCAGACACCCCCTTCTCAGGCACATCCTTCTGAGGCTTTTTGCCCGATGATGGCACAGGGGACACAGGGGTGGCTCCATTCACCTGGGACAGCTTCCGCTTTTTCTTCTGTGGCTTCGGGGTCTTGGCAAGGGTGCCAGGGCTTGTGGTGCTGGGGTCTGGGGCTGGCCCCTTGGGGGCAGGCGTCCCATTCTCCGGGGCCTGGGCTGGCGCCCGGGCCTTCCTCTTGTGTCTCCTCTTCTTGCCTGTGCTAGGGGGCTGGTCTCCGGCGGAGGCTGCGGGCTTGGCATCCTCCTCTGGCACTGCACCCTCTGACTTACGCTTCTTGCGCTTCTTGGTCTCTGGCAAAaaccccttcttcttcctcttggtGCTGACAGGGGTCTCCGCAGCACTGGGGGCTTCCTTGGCATCCTTCTTCCCCGATTTGGGGCGCCTGGAGAAAAGCCCATGGGTAAGGAGGCATCCAGTGAGGACAGGCCACCCCTCTGCTCCCATGGGACCAGGCTGTCCACAGCCCCCCCCAAGGGTCTCCCCGGTGCCCCCATGGTCTCCCCTGTCCTGAGGGTCCCCCCCAGcatcccccccagcccccaggacgCACTGCACGCCAAGCGCCTTCATGGCCTGCCAATAGAGATCGTGGAGGCGGCTGGAGCCCGCCGAGTGCTCCCCCAGCTGCCTGCCCTGCAGTACGGCCAGCACAGCGGTCAGGTCCACGGTCAGCTTCTGCGGGACAGAGGACGCTGTGGCTGAAGCCCTAATGGGAGGCAgggcctctgcctggctctgggTCCCCatcctgccacccctgcccctcgTGCACCCCTGGCTGCCCCTCCTGCCTGAGCATCCCGTCCCCCTCACGCTGGAGGGAAGAGCCCCCAATCCCTTCTTGCTCCCCACTCAGGCCTCTCCCTGCTCAAAGTTCTCTCTGTGCACATGGGAGGTGTTAATTCCaagaccccccccccactccctggctccctcccaaAACTTGAGGGCTGCTCCATGCGGCCCTGGACCAGGCATCTCCTCCCTGTGGCACCCTGCACAGGGGCTCTGACCAGTCCTCCCCGAGGATGCCCAAGCATTGCCCAactccacccccccgcccctggaAACCTGCGGCCAGGACCTCCCCATCCTCCCATGGACGGTGGTCACCGGGGACCCACCTCCTGATGGACTGTCCTGAACAGGGTGTTGAGCAGCCCCAGGGAGGACAGCTCCTTCTGCTGCTCCGATTTGGCCTGCGCCTCGCCCAGCGTCCGCAGGTTCTGGGGAGGAGACACCTGACTGAGTCGCTCTGCAGGGCTGCCCACTACCCCATGGAGCCCTGAGAGAGGCACGTCTGGGGGGAGGGGTGTCAGCCCAATCCTAGCCAAGGAGCAGGGTCTGTCCCAGAGACCCACTGTGGGTGGGAAACGCGGGCAGGGACCCCACAGCCCtcacctctgtgaccttggccaagatCTGGCCAACAAGCTGCTCCCACTCGGGGTCCTCAAAGCACAGCCGCAGCTCCCGTGTAGGCAAGGCCTTCTGGAGCAGCACGCAGGCttgggcctgggggagggaggggccctcAGTGCATGGCCCCAAAGCTCACAGAGCCATAGACAAGCCCATGGGAGCTGCAGCTCTGGGTGCACCAGTCTCCTCGGGCAGGTGTAGCTGTGTCAGCGCCCAGCCCTGCCATCTGCTCAGTGCCACCGCCCTCCAGCCTCACCAGCCCCCAaggcccccaccctggcctgggGACAGCAGGTCTGAGGGGCAGGGATGGCTCTGCCCTCGCCAGGGCACAGACGCCCGGCCGGGATCAGGGACATCCCTACCTGGTGGCGGGGTCGCGCCGGGCCGCTCACATGCTGGATCACGACAGGGAGCAGGCTCTTACAGAGCACCTGGGAGGGATGGCGTGGCAGTGAGTGGGGAcctgggccaggcaggggcaTGGGGGCCACGGGGGTGGGCGGACCCCCACTCACCGGGTGCCGAGAGAAGAGGCTGAGAAACATGGGGATTGTGAGCGGACTGTTGCGCTTGGTCAGGAAAGAAGTCAGTGCAGACGAGTAGACTGGGGTCACAAGGCTTAGATCCAAGCCGCCAGTAGCCTGGGCCACAGGAGAGCGCTCGCgtgaggccggggcggggggccctgtggggtgggggggctctctCCTGGGCCGCCACTCGCCCCCAGGCATGGGTAGGGCTGCTCACCTCCGGGGCCCTGGGCTTGGGGCCggctttctcctttttctggGTCTTGCAGGCGGGGTCGGTGGCATTACCCTTGAGGACGCGCAGCAGGTAGAGGGCCGCATTGAAGTAGTAGAGAGAAATGGTAGTATCGGCCTGGCGGCCAGCCTGCTCCACCAGCCGCTCCACCTGGGCGTACAGAGGCCCCACGCAGCGGCCCACATCGTGGCAGTAGTGCCGGGAGCGGCACAGGTGGTGTCTATGGGGCCATCAGGGGACAGCTGGTCACACTCCCCTGCGTCACCCTCCCCACTGCACAAAGCCAGCCTACAGGCCAGATGAGGGTGACCCAGAGCAGAATCCCCTCCCTGGGGAAGTGTGGTCCACGTGTCCTGGGTGCACCGGTCTCCTGTGGAACAGCGGGCTCCGGGCCCTGAGGCCAGTCTGCATGCTCAGGGCATGTGCTCGGTCACAGAGCAAACTCAACCCTGACAGATGTTGGACAGGACACAGGTGGGGGGTGTGGTGACCGACTCTACTCTCGCCTGTAACCTACACTGGCATCTCCCGTCCCTGGGCCGCGTCAGCACTGGAGAAAGCAAGtgtgccctccccacctgtgTCCTCTttcctgctgcccaccccccaccagagCTCCTGCTGACACCTCTGCGTCTGGCCTGTCCCCACTGAGACACAACCCTCTGCCCCACCTGTGCCCCCCCAGGGCCTGAGGAGCATGATGGCTCTCCCAGGTACCTCATCACTggctcaggtgcccctctccGTCCCCATCCCAGAACCACAGTAGGGGGGCTGGCAAGGAGCCTGGGCCAAGTGCAAGAGGCACACCCGCCAGATCGTGGGGAGCCCAGGGGCCCGGGTCGCAGGCCGCACTCACGTGAAGATGCGGGCGGTCTTGTGCAAGAGGTCCTGCTCCTGCTTGGAGCTGCTGCTGCGCATACTACGCCGGATGATGTCCAGCAGGGGCTCCAGCAGCTCCAGGACCAGTGGGTTCTCGGGCTGCTTGGTCACCAGCACCTCGATCAGGTCCAAAGCCTGTGGCCAGCATAGGCAGGTCAGCAGGTGTGGGGTGTGCATGGGAGGTGGGACACGGTGGTGCTGGCAGCTCTCTGGCTCACCCGGATCTGGAAGTCTCGCCGGAGCACCTTCTCCTTCCGCAGCTTGTTCTTCTCATCCCTCCGGGCCTGGATGCGCAGCTTCTGCTCGGCGAAGAGGCTGGCAAGGCTCTGGTCCAGGGCCATCATGGCCTCATCCCCCAGCTCGTCGTCATCGTCATCCTCACCGTCCACTGTGCCCTGAGGAAGAGGCCCGCTGAGCGGCTGGCCGCTGGTGTGGACGCaggccctcccaccccagcccgtGGCTCACCAGGGCCTTCCCCGCCTGTAGCACTGCCATGAGCTGCTCCCGGAAGCCCTGGTCCACATCCCCGTCCCGGTCCTCCTCATCACTGTCTTCCTCATCGCTGTCCTCCTCGCTGGCTGAGTGTTTGTCGTCCTCACTCTCCGAGCTCTTGTCCTGCAGGAGCCACTGTATTGCACCGCCTGTCGCCCACCACACATCCGCCTGCCCCACTGTGCCCAACACGTACCCCCTCGCTCTCCAGCTGCTTCTCAGAATCGTCCGTGACCACCACGCTGTCCTCCTCTGGGCTCTGCTCAGGGTTCAGCACCTGCAGGTTCCCCAATGGCCAACGTGTCTGTAGCGCAGACGCTTCCCCCTCCCCTGACCGGGCCCTGTCCAGTCTGGGCCAAAAGGCTCCTCTCAAGGAGGAAACAGAGCCTGGGAGAGGAGGCCACACTGAGACCCCTGTGGCCCCCGGGGGACCACCTGCACAGAAGTGGTCTGGGTTCAGGCCCCTACCCGCTCTGCGGGTCACGGTGAGGAGGCAGCCACAGGGCTGGGAGAGTCCCATCCAGgccccatctccccactcacaTCCAAGATCAGCTGCAGAGCACGTGGCGTCAGGTGTGAGCAGATGTGGCTGAACACGGTCCGGGCCACCTGGCGCATCAggtggctgggctgggccaggagggCCAGCAGGATCTCCACCAGCACCTCCACCCACGGCGGCTCCTGGGGGTCTGCAGGTGGGACAGCTGAGCCTGGGCAGGTCCCCACCACCCCATTCCACGTCCACAGGAGCCCAGGATgtgccctgtccccaccccagggctgtgACCCACTGGCAGCCTTGGAGCGAGTCCGGCGCGTCTTCTCCCCTAGGCTTTTCTTGATGCAGGTCTGGATGTCACCCAGAAGATCGCAGCTCTCCACAGGGGACTATGGGAGGGTGAGGACCAGGTCAGAGGccggccccacccccagccttgctgagccaggggaggggccagTAAGGCGGGCGCAGTGGGGGGAGGCACAAGGCCCAGGTCCCTCACACCCAGGGCAGAGGACCCCGGGGGCCGCGGCTTTTGTACCACATGGGGCCACAGGGCCTGGAGCCCAAcgtccccaccaccacctgggGGCGACAAGGCCAGCTGGGTCAGGGGCTTGGACCCCCAGCACTCATTACTTTGAACGAACTCAAATCCAGTTTTGCGCCACCTTGCTGGGGTGAGCCCAGACCACAGCCTCCACCGGGGACTGGGGCACCTGCATCGCCTGCGTGGCCTCTGGCACTGCAGAGGAGCCCAGTGGGGGAAGACATCTGGAGATGCTGCCATGGGACAGGCTGGCACCAGCACACAGGACATGACCTTGGGGCGTAGAGCCCCAGGCACACCCGCTCACCCCAACCTGCCACTTGGCTTCTGGTGGGTGAGGTTCCAGGACAGGATGTCAGGCCCTCACTCCTCGGCTGACAGCAGACAGAAGTGCCCTGAAAGCACCCCATGTGCCACGACTGcccacagcaggcccctccccataGGCCATACTTTCTCCTGCACACCCGCCACCTCCGCTTAGGAAGGCAAGTCTGGGGGCCTTTGTGGGGCAGGGAGTCTGACCCCAGCGTGAATCCCAGGCAGCGACTGTGTGGTTACTCTGCCTGGAGttctgcacccccgcccccaggccgaTGGGAGCAGCACCTGCCACAAAATCATGGGGGTGAGACACGCCGCGTAGGAAGCTCAGCATCCGAGGGGGCCGGGAAGTGGATGCAGCAACTCTTCCCTGGGCTGCAATTCGACCAGGGCCGACTGGCCTCAGAAACTGGCCACACGACTTGCACAGCCTCCACCCCACTCACCACCGTACCTTGAACAAGTAGACGCCCACCAGGAAGAGCAGGTGCTGGAAAGCactggccttggccttggcctctGGGGGGCAGGCGTCCAGCTCCTTCAGCGTCTGCAGCATCCTGGGGTGACATGGGCATGCTCTCAGGCCACCATCCCCCACTGGACCTCAGGTGTCCCACCTCCCCAAAGGCAACCACGGCCCCTTACCGGTCCCAAGCCTGGCGCTGCTGTGAGCTGAAGGGTGTCAGGGGAGTCACATTGCGGCTGCGGTTCAATAGCGAGTCCGCGAATTGTACCAAGCGGTGGGTCCAGGGTGGCCGGTCCTGGGTGGGCTCTGGCGCCTGCCTGAACTGCGTGCTGAGGGTCTGCAGCAGGCTGGGCAAGGATGGGGCTGGGGTCACAGACCGGGCCGCCCACACCCTGACCTGCTGGAGCTCACTAGGCCTCTGTGCTCTCCAAGCCAAGAAGCCCCCCACCCAGCCTGCCCGCAGCCCACCTGAAGAAGGCACTGCTGACCACCTCCCGGGTCCGGCTCTCCAGAGGGAAGGAGAACCGCTGTTCGGTCTCTGGAATCTGGGATGTAGGCTTCTTTGTTTCGAAGAACGAGTGGAAGAAACAAAACCTGGAGAGGGTGGGAGAGCCAGGGatggccgcagccccctcccaggAGGGTACCACCCAGCGCCCAGGGCCAGTGGCAGCACAAGGAACGTTTCCCAAGTCTCATCTCCAGCCTGCACAAACAGGCTCTGCACACAAGGGCTGCCTTCTTCTGGGACCATGGTGAGGGCTGCAGGAGACCCCCTGAGACAGGAGGCCAGTGTTGGGGGCCCCTGCAAGGGGTACGAGTGGCCCTCCAGTGCTGACCCAGCCCCCAGGCTTCAGGCTCCAGGGAGACCACACCAGGTCTAGGACCAGACAAAAGGCCCATTCTTGTCCCCCGTGGGGTGCGGGGGGCAGAGCCTGCCCTACCTGGCCACCTCCTCAATcacatcctcctccttctctgcatGCAAAGCGTCCACCATGCTGACCAGGCGAAGGATGACCCACTTCCGCAGCCGCAGCACAGCACGCTCAGGCCTGGTGGGTGGGAGCCAGGTTACGGGAGCCACTCAGgttctctgccccccaccctggagACTGACACTAGCTCCTCCAACCACAGCACAGGAACACATGAGGAAACCCAGACCCTGAGTTCAGGGgctcccctgcccttcccttgcCCTGCCCAGGCCCCGCGGGAAGGAGGGCTGAGCTCTCCTGGCTCCACTTGGCCACTCACACGTGCAGCGAGGCATCCTGAGCTTTCTTCTGGCCGCTGGTGCTGAAGTCCACCAGGGAGTCCAGGTCAGGCCGGAGAAACATGTCCCGCAGCCAGGCCACGTAGCCCTTGAGAGCAGGGGCACTCAGGGATCGCACAACCCTCCAGAACGTAGGCAGGACAGGGAGGCCCTGGTTGGTGACGCACGTGAAGGCCACCACCACAGCCAGCTGCCGCTCGGGGTCATCCCGGCAGCTTTCCAGGAAGGCACTCAAGTACTCGTTCATCTCCGGAGCAAACTTGAACTGGTTTGGGAGCTGCGAGGAGTCAGGCCCAACATTGGGGTCACCAGCCAGGAGGCCCACGGCCCCGCCAGCCTCTCCCCAACAGATGAGACTGAGG contains the following coding sequences:
- the MYBBP1A gene encoding myb-binding protein 1A isoform X1, yielding MAETESRAAAEPGSPGGAADSGARPADREGLLKQSREFLDFFWDIAKPEQETRLAATENLLEYLRARPQGSEMKYALKRLVTGLGAGRETARPCYSVALAQLLQSFEDIPLCSVLQQIQEKHDLQKAKKAMMRPALFANLFGVLALFQSGRLVKDSEALMKAVKLLQILAQHHNHLQEQPQKALVDILSEVPEAVLQEILPKVLKADLNSVLGSPEHLELFLLAQQKVPEKLKELIGPVNLFSDENIPRLVNVLKTAAASVKKERKLPTVALDLLRLALQEGRFPWFWKEVVEQGLLKKQFWPASYLCFRLLGTALPLLSKEQLPLVMQGDLIRHFGEHMVTAKLPNQFKFAPEMNEYLSAFLESCRDDPERQLAVVVAFTCVTNQGLPVLPTFWRVVRSLSAPALKGYVAWLRDMFLRPDLDSLVDFSTSGQKKAQDASLHVPERAVLRLRKWVILRLVSMVDALHAEKEEDVIEEVARFCFFHSFFETKKPTSQIPETEQRFSFPLESRTREVVSSAFFSLLQTLSTQFRQAPEPTQDRPPWTHRLVQFADSLLNRSRNVTPLTPFSSQQRQAWDRMLQTLKELDACPPEAKAKASAFQHLLFLVGVYLFKSPVESCDLLGDIQTCIKKSLGEKTRRTRSKAANPQEPPWVEVLVEILLALLAQPSHLMRQVARTVFSHICSHLTPRALQLILDVLNPEQSPEEDSVVVTDDSEKQLESEGDKSSESEDDKHSASEEDSDEEDSDEEDRDGDVDQGFREQLMAVLQAGKALGTVDGEDDDDDELGDEAMMALDQSLASLFAEQKLRIQARRDEKNKLRKEKVLRRDFQIRALDLIEVLVTKQPENPLVLELLEPLLDIIRRSMRSSSSKQEQDLLHKTARIFTHHLCRSRHYCHDVGRCVGPLYAQVERLVEQAGRQADTTISLYYFNAALYLLRVLKGNATDPACKTQKKEKAGPKPRAPEATGGLDLSLVTPVYSSALTSFLTKRNSPLTIPMFLSLFSRHPVLCKSLLPVVIQHVSGPARPRHQAQACVLLQKALPTRELRLCFEDPEWEQLVGQILAKVTENLRTLGEAQAKSEQQKELSSLGLLNTLFRTVHQEKLTVDLTAVLAVLQGRQLGEHSAGSSRLHDLYWQAMKALGVQRPKSGKKDAKEAPSAAETPVSTKRKKKGFLPETKKRKKRKSEGAVPEEDAKPAASAGDQPPSTGKKRRHKRKARAPAQAPENGTPAPKGPAPDPSTTSPGTLAKTPKPQKKKRKLSQVNGATPVSPVPSSGKKPQKDVPEKGVSGKSPQSALPRKKARLSLASRSPSLLQGTAKRKKALRKARKP